In Calditrichota bacterium, the following are encoded in one genomic region:
- a CDS encoding flagellar hook capping protein: MNGVNPTASLPVLGTAPPTAGRTTEKEDFLRLLVAQLRHQDPLNPVEGSNFAAQLAQFSSLEELRNIGGQLDGSIETNMLLARAINNTQATTLIGRTVRAVEDRVTYDGFEATPVRFNLSGAASSVTVEIVTENGQVLRRLTGVNLPEGDGSLEWDGRNGSGNPVPPGTYRVKVSAKPLAGGAVTALPIVIGRVQAVRFEDGNPVLVIDGRSIPFGAVLEVIESDAGPEGAPGLFGRFLRFAEGN; this comes from the coding sequence ATGAATGGAGTCAATCCGACCGCCTCGCTGCCAGTGCTCGGTACCGCGCCGCCAACCGCCGGTCGAACCACAGAAAAGGAGGACTTCCTCCGGCTTCTGGTGGCGCAACTGCGGCACCAGGACCCGCTCAATCCGGTCGAAGGCTCGAACTTCGCTGCCCAACTTGCGCAGTTCTCTTCACTTGAGGAACTCCGCAACATCGGCGGGCAGTTGGACGGTTCAATCGAGACGAATATGCTTCTGGCAAGAGCCATCAACAACACCCAGGCGACGACTCTGATCGGCCGGACGGTGCGCGCCGTCGAAGACCGGGTAACCTACGACGGCTTCGAAGCGACGCCGGTCCGGTTCAACCTTTCAGGTGCAGCCTCGTCGGTCACGGTCGAAATTGTCACCGAAAACGGCCAGGTGCTGCGACGACTCACCGGCGTCAATCTGCCGGAAGGTGACGGCAGCCTCGAGTGGGATGGCCGCAACGGATCGGGCAATCCCGTTCCACCCGGAACCTATCGGGTCAAGGTGAGTGCCAAGCCGCTTGCCGGAGGCGCCGTAACTGCTCTTCCGATTGTGATCGGCCGGGTCCAGGCGGTCCGGTTCGAAGACGGCAATCCGGTGCTGGTGATAGACGGCCGGAGCATCCCCTTTGGAGCCGTGCTCGAAGTGATCGAAAGCGATGCCGGCCCGGAAGGGGCGCCCGGACTCTTCGGACGGTTCCTCAGGTTCGCGGAGGGCAACTGA
- a CDS encoding flagellar protein, protein MPARKGRPDSSDGSSGSRRATDMTIDPVRLASIQAPLPSAQSPRSPDTASPEKSISFAEQLKRACDEVGARVQFSGHATQRAEDRSLALTPAQMQRVDNALDAVAAKGGRTALVMLDDLAMIVGVDRRTVVTLVDSPHLRENVFTAIDAAVIA, encoded by the coding sequence ATGCCGGCCCGGAAGGGGCGCCCGGACTCTTCGGACGGTTCCTCAGGTTCGCGGAGGGCAACTGACATGACCATCGATCCGGTTCGTCTCGCTTCGATTCAAGCGCCTCTTCCATCGGCGCAGTCGCCCCGGTCGCCCGATACCGCGTCGCCGGAAAAGAGCATCTCCTTTGCCGAGCAACTGAAGCGTGCCTGCGACGAAGTCGGCGCCCGGGTGCAGTTTTCGGGGCATGCCACGCAGCGCGCCGAAGATCGCAGTCTGGCTCTGACGCCGGCTCAAATGCAGCGCGTCGATAATGCGCTCGATGCCGTCGCCGCCAAAGGCGGGCGGACCGCCCTGGTGATGCTCGACGACCTCGCAATGATCGTCGGTGTCGATCGCCGGACCGTCGTAACCCTCGTGGACAGCCCCCATCTAAGAGAGAATGTCTTCACGGCTATCGACGCAGCAGTGATAGCATAA